The segment GACAATACCgtttttgcttctgttttataATGTGACACTGCTCACAAAACAGTTTTGTCTGAGGTACTATTTATGAGAGACTGGAAACACGGAGGTGAGAAAACAAGGGGAATGTAGAAAGAAGGGTTTTGCCTGAACAGGCAACATAACTGCCTGTCATTTACAAAGTTGCTTAAAGTTACAAGTATCTGAAATCTGAGGAATCTTGCCACATTCATAAGTTTATCAGCTATAAAAGGTGCCCAGAAGGTTTTATAATCTacacacatttcacaatatTTAATAACAGTCATAACATAAATTATTTAATCACTATAAACTACTTATTCAGACCATGATTCAGACAAAATAACTATAATTAAAAGTTGACATGAACCAAACACTGCAGAACAGTAAGCTCAGATTTGTCTTTGAGTCCAGACCCTacagtcatcatcatcagtaaCAATCCTTGTGTCTCTTGGCTTTGTAGTAGATGATGAGGCCCAGAGTGATCAGCATCCCTGAACCCACCAGAGTCAGGAAGCCCACAACATGCCTCTTCATCAGCACATGGCAGCCCAGACAGGCCTGAGTCATGCTGGGACACTGCTGGGGAGCAGCCCCCTGAATGGGGAAGCCGTTATGTTGAATGATGTTACGATAGTTGGAGAGAGAAGCCTTGACGATGACCTCTTCTTGGACTTGGCCGTACAAACCAAACCCTGGGTCCCTTTGGTCGTTCAGGGCGTAAGCAAAGTAACCCTTCAGGTTTACACCGTCCAGAGTGTACGctgaggaggaaacacacaacatgttaCATGCTCAGCGTGGGTTACCTGTGCATGTCAGTGTGAGGTACTGCCTCAGTGACTTACAAGTAGGTAGTATCTCTTATTAAAGTATATAGACATACAAATGATTGTGTCATCTTGTGCTGGACCCTCTGGATAAATGCAAAGGGTCAACATGTGTCAGGATGTAAAACATTCGCCAAATCATTAACACGACATTAACCAGATCTGTCGCAGCTTGGGTCTGCACAACAGATGCATTATTTGCTCTGAGGATGTTGAGGGAGAATTACAGACATGGGCAAAGGGAGTTGCACTGTGTCTTCATAGATCTAGAGAAagcgtatgacagggtgctgagagaggagctgtggtattGTATGAGGAGGTCTGGAGTGGAAGAGAAATATGTCAGAGTAGTGCAGGACATGTGTGACATTGTGATCTATGGCGAGAGCAGAGAGCgggtaggagagagagaggtggagttGTGCACTGGAAAATAGAGGAATGAAGGTTAGACGCAGCAAGACAGAATAAAGCAAATGAGAGGGAACCAAGTGGAACAGTGAGGTAACAGGGAGCagagatatataaaaaaaaaagggcaggAATTTAAGTACTTAGGGTTGATTCAACGGTTCAGTGCAATGGAGGAGAATGCGGTAAAGAGGTATGTACAAGCAGGATGGAACGGGTGGAGAGACGTGTTGTGTGATAAATGAGCTGCATATCTGCTTACAACTACATTTATAATGTGTTATGAGCTATGCAGTGTTTATACATTGAGCATCAATTTTAAATATGTAGGGTGTTACTGCCTTTGTTTTTAGGTtcaaaatgcataaataaagaaaaatgtaaccTGATAAATCAAACTCAGATTgaacaagttaaataaaaagtatttaaatattaaagagtaaattaataaatcttgtggttgatttattttacacacacacactggagttTAAATGTTATTCTATGTAAAAGTGTACTGTGTTATTGCTACTTAGTGGTGACAGATCACACTACATCATTCAACAGAATAACATGAAGCCATTTGGACATCATAGTGTCACAATGCAAAGTTTCAAAGGTCTAGTCAACATCTTCAGAGTAACCTCATACACTTTACAAGGACATGTAATGGACGGCAACTAATTTTAACTCAACAATTGATatttctgtgtgcgtgtgtgtgtattctgagTCAGCTGACTACTGAGGGATCAGTGACCTAAATACCTGTCTAATAATTAATCTCTGCAGAGGCTGTGTGATGACAGTTGTTGACCAGTGAGTGGAAAAAACGTCAATCGCCTCTGAAGGACTGAGCACAGTTCAAACGCAGCAACAACTACACACTGTGCATTGTATTAATCCTGTAGGATCTCaactgcatatgtgtgtgttagtattCTCACCTTTCAGCGCCTCGTTGATGTAGTTGTACAGGTAGTAGACTCTTAGACTGTCTTTGAAGCGGGCTGGGTCTTCCTGGACCCCATTAGCCATCACGTAGACGGGTACATCACCGTAGTGCTCTTTCACCTGAAACAACAGAGGAGTaagttctttgtctttgttataGTCTTTGCAGAACAGACACGATGGATCTACACAAAAACCAGTCCTCCAGTCTTACCCAGTTGAGGGCTTTCCTCAGGCCCCAGGGTACAACAGGCCTCGGTGACATGATCCACGTGGTGTCTATCATGTGTTGGACCTCCAGCATCGCTATGTAGGTGTAGCTGAAGACATAGTACATATTACACAGTATCACTGCATCAGGGTAACATGAGCAACTCTTACACTGGCACAGCTAAGAATTATGATAAAACTATCAATTCTAACCAGAGACTCATAGTGTAGTGCAGGTTATGCCCCTGTCTTTGCtcttcttttaatgtcttttatcAGGGtatgaaagacaaaataatgatttttatcTTACGAGTCTTCCTTGGCATGAGTCACCAACTTGGTACTGAAGTGACTGAGTGCAAAGAAGTCATATGTCCCTTTAACCAGCTGTCTGTCCTCTTCATTGAACACTGGCAGACTGTGGAGATACAAAAAAGCTgttgaggtgaggtgagagcATTGGAAACACCAATGGTGACAAGCTCATTTATAGCACCTAGTAGCACAAAACCCAAATTACAACTGTAGTGGATAAAGGACGATTGAAACATTCATACTCGAGAGAGTTGAGCTGACGCAGCCAGCTCCTCATTGCCACAGGATAGTCCCCTCTGCCAAAGATCGGCTCTGCAAACCAGCCAATGCGGAAGTCCAAAACTCTTTTAGCTGGCTCCACGTCTTCACGACTAAATGAAAAGGCTGGTTCCACCCAGTCCATGTGCAGAGCCAGGGACACCTGAGACACAAcaccaaacacagcagcacagctcatcagtttcagttcatttttaatCTGCATTTGCTGATTTAATACCAAATTTTCCATTCTCTAAATTTACTGTGCAAGCAAGTGTTGCCTGTTCCATGGCCTTCATCAGAATGAGTGATTAATTTAGATTAACAAAAGTAgtacaaacagcaaaaccaAACAATAATTCCATTTACTCAGCAGAAAAATCCAGCAGAAACGTGATTGTTTGAATATGAAAACTGAGCTGCAAGAAACGGCAGATAACTCATACGCTTTGAATAATAGAAACATTTCCTTCAATGTCAAGAAAAGACTTCCACACTGCAGCTCTACTAACCTGTCCTCCCTGTGCATGTCGAAACTCGAGGTCGTAAACATGCCAGGCCAAAGCGTGAGCCCGCAGCATCTGATGAGCCTCCTGGTAGCTCACCATGTCATCGTTAGGCTCGTTCAGGGTGATCCACATTTTCACATAGGGTCCAAGTTCTCTGTAACACAGCCTGGCGTAGTCTGCAAAGGCTGCCGGAGTCTCCCTGAGGAGAACAAAAATTAAATGGGATGTATTACATCTGCATCAGACAATCAAACGTGCCTTAGAATAATTATTAGTTGCAGCTGGTAGAATTAAGCCCTCAAATAGTCCAAACAaacattactactactactgcattAAAGAAAACTGTTTACCTTAAACACACTCTTACACCTATGTGTGAGGAAATGAATGAGGATGAACCTCTTATCAGTTTACGTACACCATTATAGCCTGGCAGATTTCTATTGTTACAACACTTAATATTGTGTCAATAAAGTAGAAACTGCCAGTACACCAGATTGTTCCATTAATACAAGATGTAAGTGCTGGATTTAGGCATACATTATCTTTATTACAGGAAAATGGAAGAGGATACCATGGCAGCAAGTGATAAGGGACGGCTACGTGTTGACAGCAACAGGGACAGACCCTTCCTGTAAACTGTGTATGTTTAGTTTAACATCAGACCAGTCTGTAAATTATTGTAAATTAATATAACTGATAGCAGGAAATTGTGTAGTTCTTTTGCTGGCCCTGCCACAAAGAGcttcaacccccccccccaagtcATCGCTGTTGTATCTCACCTGTTCAGCCATTTGCTGTCAGCATCCAGTGGGGCCGGCAGGCTGCTGCACTGGCGAGTGTGATGCCACAGAGTGACCACAGGGGTGACGTTGGCCTGCAGCAGCTGACGAGTAAAGCAGCGGTAGTAGCCCAGCAGGGTGGTGTTAGGATGAGCCACGTCACCTGTGGGCACCACAGCCGACCAGTTCAGAGAGAAATGGAAGTGGTTTAAACCCACCTGTCGGATTTCATCCACCTGAAGAGGTGGAGGACAAACATGTCCCGGTGTTAAATGTGTGGAGCTcaagagacaaaaatgaaaacaatgttatAATCATATAAGAAAATGAGACAATCAGTGTGGTACAAAAAAATCCACAACATTGTACtagtacattttaaataggaGCTGTGTAAATGATAAACTTGATTTGTGTTGCAGAAAGACAGACTTGTTGTCGGATGGTGGCGTAGTCAGCACAGTGTGTGGTTCGGCGTAGAGGTGGTGCTCTGAAGCCCTCAAGCCTCATCAGCTCTCCGTTGTTGGAGATATTCCAAAGGTAAATATTGGGGTCTGCAAACTGGCTGGGCCTGGTCTCCACCTGTGTGTGACGTGAAGCGAAACAAGAAAACCACTGATGCAAACACGCACTTGTTTACCACTGCAGTTACctaatacacacaaacacaaatagagGTCGAATAGAGCAAACTGATAACAGCTGGTCTTGTGCTGTCAGGCTCGGCAGGCGGACGCTGCGAGGTTCTGTGGTTTATGATTAAGAGAGGATTCATCGTCACGGCTGTTTCTGAGCTGGACTTTCACCATGAAAACTGCACGTTCAAAATAATCTCGATGAGCACGATGTAACTTAGACTAAGAGCTGAGGAAGTGCTAGTAAGTCTATCTATccttcagcaaacacacactccttccTCACATCCTCAACAAACATATTTACCTGTATGGAGTTGGCAGATACGCCCCAGGCGAAATCACACGGGAAGACCCCCTGTGCTGGTCTGTTCTCTGGATGTTCTGGGAAACCATTCCTCTGGATGACGTTTCTTTAGGAATAATGGATTAAAATATTCAACTAAAACCTTAATTAAAAGGTTTTCATCATGACTACACTGCTGAAGTAGCTGTACATAataacatgcaacaaaggttCTTCAGTCAGACTGGCACCTGGGAGTCCGataacctaaccctaaccatagATAGTTTCTGCTGATACTTGAAAACAGAGTTAAACTCAGAGCAGGGAGGAAGCGTAAACTAAACTATGAAGGTGAAATcccaagaaaaataaaaaagaatgatACTACTATATATTGTTATTGGCATTAGACATCATCTTCTGTACCTGTAAAAGGTGGCAGACGTCTTTGGCTCCCTCTTCATATCAGGAGTGTTGAAGTCAACGTAGTAAAGTCCCCGTCGTATCCCATATTCTCTGTGCCACTCGAAGCCATCTATCAGAGACCAGGCTGTGTATCCAAAGACGTTCACTCCGTCTATGACAATTGCTGTGTGGACAAACAAATAGACCAGATGTGAGAATTTATCCTAACATGATGGGAAGCAGCTGTTTCATCTGCTTTGCTCCGTCATTACTCACATTTTAATGCTTCTGCAATGAACCTCTTGAGGTAGTACATGTGTTTTGGGTCTTCTGTCTTGGTATTGCCGAGGACGTACCTGTGTTGAGGAGCAGAGAAAAGATCCTCAGCAACACACAAGAACATCACAGAGATGGGGATTTACAACTGCACAGCCTGTCTCCAGTTCCTGCAGACCACTCCACACAACATCTAAACCTACCAACCACTCTGCACCACAAAGATGGGCGGCCTGTCGTACTCTGCGCTGACCCAGTAGAGAAGCATCCTCAGGTCCAGATCCTCCTGCTGCCCAAACTTCAGGCTGTCGTTAATGAGATGGAAGCTGAGAGCTGCACCgtgagagagagcaaagaagTCAGCCGTTCCCCTCacctgctccctctcctcttgTGTGAAGGAGGGCAGCCGGGAGCCCAGCCTCGCTTTCATGCAAGCAGGGTAGTCTCCATCTGTAAACAGGGGCCTTGCGAACCAGCCCAGCACATGGTCCAGGGAGCACTGGCACTCTCGCAGGCTTTCCAGGCGGGTGCGACTGGGTTTGATCCAATGAGAGGCCAACGCCATGGACAGCTTGCCCTGCTGATGGGGTCGGTAGTGGCGGTCGTAGAGATGCCATGCAGCTGCATGAGCCTGGAGGATAAAGAGGCAGACGGGtggacagagggaaagagaagaagagatgacAGTAACTTTAATGTGCAGTGGAGTTAGTGTTTCAGAAGAtaacagacagataaacagtCAAACATGGAGAGTTCTGCACATCAAAATGAGCATCTTGGTGCTTTGGGTATTTGTTCTTATTAACTTCAACACAGACCATAAAAGAACAGTCAGTAGCCATTAAACATCATAAGCAAAAGTTTAATTTGAAGTTTTCAACACTTGAACCAACAGATCCTCACAAAATGATTTGTTAATCCCTACTACAAACTATTTAATTTACAGGATGTGTCAGCAGGAGGAGTTCAAGTCAAACCTTTTCTCTGCACTCACTTTGAGCAGATTGTGTCCAACCCGAAACGGGAGATCAGGGTCGTTCTTTATCCCGGGAGCGACCACTCCGGTGCCATAGCCGTGCCGCGCCACCACAAACGGGTTATCGATGGTGATCCAGTACTTGACGTCATCCCCGAACGTCTGGAAGCAGAAATCGGCGTAGTCTCT is part of the Anabas testudineus chromosome 14, fAnaTes1.2, whole genome shotgun sequence genome and harbors:
- the kl gene encoding klotho translates to MRGPLLLTFLAFTSAAAKPNAGLKTWGRFTKLPYPGDKAFLYETFPKDFIWAVGTAAYQVEGAFDKDGKGLSIWDTFTRGGNRIATGDVGSDSYHNIPADIRAIKQLGVSHYRFSLSWARIFPNGTRGSYNEIGTNYYRTLIRRLKEIRVQPVVTLYHWDLPDHLQQTLGGWSNPELVEIFRDYADFCFQTFGDDVKYWITIDNPFVVARHGYGTGVVAPGIKNDPDLPFRVGHNLLKAHAAAWHLYDRHYRPHQQGKLSMALASHWIKPSRTRLESLRECQCSLDHVLGWFARPLFTDGDYPACMKARLGSRLPSFTQEEREQVRGTADFFALSHGAALSFHLINDSLKFGQQEDLDLRMLLYWVSAEYDRPPIFVVQSGWYVLGNTKTEDPKHMYYLKRFIAEALKSIVIDGVNVFGYTAWSLIDGFEWHREYGIRRGLYYVDFNTPDMKREPKTSATFYRNVIQRNGFPEHPENRPAQGVFPCDFAWGVSANSIQVETRPSQFADPNIYLWNISNNGELMRLEGFRAPPLRRTTHCADYATIRQQVDEIRQVGLNHFHFSLNWSAVVPTGDVAHPNTTLLGYYRCFTRQLLQANVTPVVTLWHHTRQCSSLPAPLDADSKWLNRETPAAFADYARLCYRELGPYVKMWITLNEPNDDMVSYQEAHQMLRAHALAWHVYDLEFRHAQGGQVSLALHMDWVEPAFSFSREDVEPAKRVLDFRIGWFAEPIFGRGDYPVAMRSWLRQLNSLDLPVFNEEDRQLVKGTYDFFALSHFSTKLVTHAKEDSYTYIAMLEVQHMIDTTWIMSPRPVVPWGLRKALNWVKEHYGDVPVYVMANGVQEDPARFKDSLRVYYLYNYINEALKAYTLDGVNLKGYFAYALNDQRDPGFGLYGQVQEEVIVKASLSNYRNIIQHNGFPIQGAAPQQCPSMTQACLGCHVLMKRHVVGFLTLVGSGMLITLGLIIYYKAKRHKDCY